A stretch of Paenibacillus sp. URB8-2 DNA encodes these proteins:
- a CDS encoding WG repeat-containing protein, translated as MRKRWALMVLCTAILISGTGFADSSVKRMELSKTPIDYSPVRPASDGQFHDGLLFAEQSDGTLAYYNTKGQEAFILPDNIKPLSDFFEQRALVINKTTKRIGYINTKGALAVPCKYADGGYFSEGVAHVSIPDSDKQLIIDRSGKMGHVFLKKYDSDFYFTGELAIPYQYTRGRGFSEGLALVQNSKGKYGYIDAAGKTVIPFKYEDGGDFSEGMAAVKNTEGRWGYIHTSGKTAIPFKYKSAGNFSEGLAITYNRSGKVGFIDKNGKLIIAYQQYNRAFDFKEGLALVGITSDSNSGGKFGFMDRQGKLLTALVYQVESSSFNGGAAVGFKGFGKGDILTKRSTSK; from the coding sequence ATGAGAAAACGTTGGGCATTAATGGTTCTATGTACTGCAATCCTCATTTCGGGTACAGGGTTTGCAGATTCATCCGTAAAGCGGATGGAGTTGTCAAAAACACCGATAGATTATAGCCCCGTACGGCCCGCAAGTGACGGACAATTCCATGATGGCTTACTTTTCGCCGAACAATCGGATGGCACTCTTGCCTACTACAACACCAAAGGGCAAGAAGCCTTTATTCTGCCTGACAACATTAAACCATTGAGCGATTTCTTCGAGCAGCGGGCACTGGTGATAAACAAGACGACCAAGCGAATAGGATACATCAACACAAAAGGCGCATTAGCGGTTCCTTGCAAGTATGCGGACGGGGGATATTTCTCGGAGGGTGTGGCTCATGTGTCCATTCCCGATTCGGATAAACAGCTTATAATCGACCGGTCGGGAAAAATGGGGCATGTCTTCCTAAAGAAATACGACTCCGACTTTTATTTCACCGGCGAATTGGCCATTCCTTATCAATACACCCGTGGACGCGGGTTTTCCGAAGGATTAGCCCTTGTCCAAAACAGTAAAGGGAAATACGGGTATATTGATGCAGCAGGCAAAACGGTTATTCCTTTTAAGTACGAAGACGGGGGCGATTTCTCCGAAGGGATGGCGGCTGTGAAGAACACCGAGGGGAGATGGGGATATATCCATACAAGCGGGAAGACTGCTATTCCTTTTAAATATAAGAGTGCCGGCAACTTCAGTGAGGGATTAGCCATTACGTATAATCGAAGTGGAAAGGTTGGATTTATCGATAAAAATGGCAAATTAATTATTGCTTATCAGCAATACAATAGAGCATTTGATTTTAAAGAAGGCTTGGCCTTGGTTGGAATTACATCCGATTCCAATTCGGGCGGCAAATTTGGCTTTATGGACCGCCAAGGCAAATTGCTTACCGCGCTTGTATATCAGGTGGAATCTTCTTCTTTTAATGGCGGAGCAGCAGTCGGCTTTAAGGGTTTTGGCAAGGGTGACATCCTAACCAAGCGTTCTACTTCAAAGTAG
- a CDS encoding DJ-1/PfpI family protein: protein MKKTAVLLYPQFSEYEMTVALSILMQGKKPVVTVGLNDQPVRGEAGLICIPDTTIAQFNQAEIDSLLLTGCMDILALQNEADLIEFIRRTGSKASLIASISSSPFLLAKAGLLQGKKYTVGMTEENRQKTGVFEPENYSEEPLVQDGNLITARGREFIQFGTLLGQALNLSFDGQWYKGRGL from the coding sequence ATGAAAAAAACGGCAGTATTATTGTATCCCCAATTTAGCGAGTACGAAATGACTGTCGCATTGTCCATTCTTATGCAAGGGAAGAAGCCCGTAGTAACCGTAGGTTTGAATGATCAGCCGGTCAGGGGAGAGGCGGGACTAATATGTATTCCTGATACGACAATTGCCCAATTCAACCAAGCGGAAATAGACAGCCTTTTGCTAACGGGATGTATGGATATACTGGCATTGCAGAATGAGGCGGATTTAATTGAGTTTATACGGAGAACAGGGAGCAAAGCTTCTCTCATTGCGAGTATTTCCAGTTCACCGTTTCTGCTGGCGAAGGCGGGACTTCTGCAAGGAAAGAAATATACGGTCGGTATGACGGAGGAAAATCGACAGAAGACGGGCGTTTTTGAACCGGAGAATTATTCCGAGGAACCTTTGGTCCAGGACGGAAATCTGATCACCGCAAGGGGAAGAGAATTCATACAATTCGGCACTTTATTGGGACAGGCGCTGAACCTTTCTTTTGACGGGCAATGGTACAAGGGGCGGGGCTTATAA
- a CDS encoding TetR family transcriptional regulator — MTKDMILDAAEQVLRRYGPDKTSVTDIAKFLQVSHGTLYRHFASKAALRESVTERWLDKSIAEPLEKVANTSEGSAEEQLRLWLETLIKKKRMFAVDDAEMFVMYGDVTLASGDMITMHIDRLMKQIALIIERGMRTGEFKPGSADSVSRAVFLATLIFHHPSHAHEWASERIDEDFNTVWQLLLSGLK; from the coding sequence TTGACGAAAGACATGATTTTGGATGCCGCTGAACAGGTGCTGCGTCGGTATGGACCGGATAAAACCTCCGTTACGGATATAGCTAAATTTCTCCAGGTCAGTCACGGAACGCTGTATCGGCATTTCGCGAGTAAAGCCGCTCTGCGGGAGAGCGTTACGGAGAGATGGCTGGACAAGAGCATTGCCGAGCCTTTGGAGAAGGTTGCAAACACATCCGAAGGGAGCGCTGAGGAGCAATTGCGACTGTGGCTGGAGACGCTCATAAAGAAGAAGCGGATGTTTGCGGTAGATGATGCCGAAATGTTTGTCATGTATGGAGATGTTACGCTGGCATCAGGCGACATGATCACGATGCATATCGATCGTCTGATGAAGCAAATTGCATTAATCATCGAACGCGGCATGCGGACGGGCGAGTTCAAGCCGGGTTCGGCCGATTCCGTTTCAAGGGCCGTATTTCTGGCAACATTGATATTCCATCATCCTTCCCATGCCCATGAGTGGGCATCGGAGAGAATCGACGAAGACTTCAATACGGTATGGCAATTGCTTCTTTCCGGGCTTAAGTAG
- a CDS encoding multidrug effflux MFS transporter yields the protein MDITSKVSRLEPADIRSSRKLRLQLAAILGAVATIGPLSIDMYLPALPGLGRSFNTSPALVQLSLSCFLIGLALGQLLAGPLSDVYGRRRPLMIGMSVYALSSLLCAFSPSIGFLVVMRLIQGLSGSVGVVISRAAVRDLYSGSELTRFFALLMIVNGLGPIAAPVIGGQLLRFTTWQGVFFVLFAAGVIFCLTIWLRLPETLPPERRSKGGLKETLTTFRKLLRNPGFMGYVLSQSFVFGAMFAYISGSSFVLQNIFGVSPQMYSLIFAVNGLGIIITGQVAGRLSGRLGERGVLVWGLFQSSLGGLLLLYSILTEGGLALLLIALFAVVSSVGLVGTTTFSLAMQDQGENAGSASAMLGLLPLLMGGLVSPLVGLGGGETALPMGMVIAGAGICSVLSYSLLARREGRME from the coding sequence ATGGATATAACCTCTAAAGTAAGCAGGCTTGAACCGGCCGACATCCGGTCTTCCCGGAAGCTGAGACTTCAGTTGGCTGCTATTCTGGGCGCAGTCGCCACCATCGGCCCGCTGTCGATTGACATGTATCTGCCCGCACTTCCCGGACTGGGAAGATCGTTTAACACTTCGCCCGCGCTCGTTCAGCTCAGCCTGAGCTGCTTCCTGATCGGACTGGCGCTCGGGCAGCTGCTTGCGGGGCCGCTGAGCGATGTTTACGGACGCCGCCGCCCGCTGATGATCGGCATGTCCGTATACGCTCTGTCCTCGCTGCTCTGCGCATTCAGCCCATCCATCGGTTTTTTGGTGGTGATGCGCCTGATCCAGGGACTGTCCGGCTCGGTGGGAGTCGTCATATCGCGCGCCGCCGTCCGCGATCTCTATTCGGGTTCCGAGCTGACCCGTTTTTTTGCCCTTTTAATGATCGTCAACGGCCTCGGGCCGATCGCGGCGCCGGTGATCGGCGGCCAGCTGCTGCGGTTTACGACTTGGCAGGGCGTTTTTTTCGTGCTGTTCGCGGCTGGCGTTATTTTTTGCCTGACCATCTGGCTGCGTCTGCCGGAGACCCTGCCGCCGGAGCGCCGTTCCAAGGGAGGACTTAAGGAAACACTGACGACCTTTAGGAAGCTGCTGCGCAATCCTGGGTTTATGGGTTATGTCCTGTCGCAAAGCTTTGTCTTCGGGGCGATGTTCGCCTATATTTCGGGATCATCTTTCGTACTGCAAAATATTTTCGGCGTATCTCCGCAAATGTACAGTCTCATCTTTGCCGTCAACGGCCTCGGCATCATCATTACCGGGCAAGTCGCCGGACGTTTATCGGGCCGGCTGGGGGAGAGAGGCGTGCTTGTATGGGGGCTCTTTCAAAGCTCACTGGGCGGCCTGCTCCTGCTGTATTCGATCTTGACCGAAGGTGGGCTCGCGCTGCTGCTGATTGCGCTGTTCGCTGTCGTATCCAGCGTGGGGCTCGTGGGGACGACCACCTTTTCGCTGGCGATGCAGGATCAGGGAGAGAATGCGGGGAGCGCCTCCGCGATGCTTGGACTGCTTCCGCTGCTGATGGGCGGGCTGGTGTCCCCGCTTGTCGGCTTGGGAGGTGGAGAAACGGCGCTGCCGATGGGAATGGTGATCGCGGGCGCAGGCATCTGCTCCGTTCTGTCGTACAGCCTGCTGGCGAGAAGAGAGGGGCGGATGGAATGA
- a CDS encoding MarR family winged helix-turn-helix transcriptional regulator — MSGPKEELIVAGDVCGRDEAASLKLFVVLSKAYRSLMDRAVKDMKTYGLSSAEFMVLEVLYHRTRIPLQQIGEKILVTSGSITYNIDKLEKKGLLKRVPCSEDRRVTYAEITEEGRKLFDEIFPKHVSMLHGMMGGLNTEEKEQATEWLKLLGKGAGS; from the coding sequence ATGAGCGGACCGAAAGAGGAACTGATCGTAGCCGGAGATGTATGCGGTAGGGATGAAGCGGCGTCGCTGAAGCTGTTCGTCGTCCTGTCCAAAGCTTACCGGAGTCTGATGGACCGGGCGGTCAAGGATATGAAGACCTACGGGCTGTCCTCCGCCGAGTTTATGGTGCTTGAGGTGCTCTATCACAGAACCCGCATTCCGCTGCAGCAGATCGGAGAGAAGATTCTGGTCACGAGCGGAAGCATCACCTATAACATCGACAAGCTGGAGAAGAAGGGGCTGCTGAAGCGCGTTCCCTGCAGCGAGGACCGCCGCGTGACGTACGCGGAGATTACCGAAGAGGGCCGGAAGCTGTTCGACGAAATTTTTCCGAAGCATGTATCGATGCTTCACGGGATGATGGGCGGACTGAACACGGAGGAGAAGGAGCAGGCGACCGAATGGTTGAAGCTGCTGGGAAAAGGGGCCGGTTCCTAG
- a CDS encoding SDR family oxidoreductase has translation MEKNLAGKVALVTGASRGIGQKIAEELASHGAKVVVNYASSPAKAEEVVAGIKQSGGEAVAIQADISKVAEVESLFKKTLDVYGQVDILVNNAGVMITKPLLSTTEEDFDKQFAINVKGTFFAIQQAALHMKENGRIINFSTSVTGQMFPAYSTYAGTKGAVEQFTRQLAKELGPKGITINAVAPGPVNTELFTVGKTEEQIKAVGSANSFGRLAEPEDISKVVMFLAGPESQWVTGQTVRVNGGFI, from the coding sequence ATGGAAAAGAATCTTGCAGGCAAAGTAGCTTTGGTAACGGGCGCATCGCGCGGAATAGGACAAAAAATCGCGGAGGAGCTGGCATCGCACGGGGCAAAGGTTGTCGTCAATTACGCGAGCAGCCCTGCAAAGGCCGAGGAAGTGGTAGCCGGAATCAAGCAAAGTGGCGGGGAAGCGGTGGCGATTCAAGCGGACATCAGCAAGGTTGCCGAGGTTGAGAGCTTGTTCAAGAAGACGCTGGACGTCTACGGGCAGGTGGACATCCTCGTTAACAACGCGGGCGTCATGATCACCAAACCTCTCTTGAGTACTACGGAAGAAGACTTCGACAAGCAGTTTGCGATTAATGTCAAAGGGACGTTTTTTGCTATCCAACAGGCCGCGCTGCACATGAAGGAGAACGGACGCATTATTAACTTCTCTACATCGGTGACGGGCCAGATGTTCCCGGCTTACAGCACCTATGCCGGAACGAAGGGAGCCGTGGAGCAGTTTACCCGTCAGCTCGCTAAAGAGCTCGGACCGAAAGGGATTACCATTAATGCGGTTGCGCCCGGTCCGGTGAACACGGAGCTCTTTACTGTAGGAAAGACGGAGGAACAGATCAAGGCGGTGGGCAGTGCCAATTCATTCGGACGCTTGGCTGAGCCGGAGGATATTTCGAAGGTTGTAATGTTCCTGGCCGGTCCGGAATCCCAATGGGTGACGGGACAGACCGTGCGCGTGAACGGCGGATTTATTTAA
- a CDS encoding ring-cleaving dioxygenase has translation MTLQTAGIHHITAFVQDAQRNADFYAGILGLRLVKKTVNFDAPEVYHLYFGNESGTPGTIITFFPSPIGRKGRIGSGMVGVTTYAVPAGSLGFWEERLNTYGISYTTVHRIGETYLSLADYDGLRVELVEREEGPLSAWSFGGIPVEHAIKGFGGAVLYSINPASTEDTLVHTLGFERVAEGDGYVRFRAEGPYGNIIDIKTDPLPFGAGGSGTVHHIAWRAKDDAEQLEWREFVQSRGFHVTPVQDRNYFNAIYFREEGGILFEIATDPPGFANDEDQDHLGEKLMLPAWYEPHRAEIESNLAPFQVREIEVKTK, from the coding sequence ATGACACTTCAAACTGCAGGTATTCACCATATTACAGCGTTCGTTCAGGACGCTCAGCGGAACGCGGACTTTTATGCAGGCATTCTTGGTTTGCGGCTTGTGAAAAAAACAGTCAATTTCGACGCGCCGGAGGTCTATCACCTGTACTTTGGCAATGAAAGCGGCACACCGGGCACGATCATCACGTTCTTTCCTTCGCCTATAGGGCGGAAAGGTAGAATCGGCAGCGGCATGGTCGGCGTGACGACCTATGCAGTGCCTGCCGGTTCGCTTGGATTCTGGGAAGAACGGCTGAACACCTACGGCATCTCCTATACCACCGTTCATCGCATCGGGGAGACCTATCTTTCCCTGGCTGATTATGACGGCCTGCGGGTCGAACTGGTTGAGCGGGAAGAAGGGCCTTTAAGTGCTTGGTCGTTCGGCGGAATTCCGGTAGAGCATGCCATTAAGGGATTTGGCGGAGCAGTGCTGTACAGCATAAATCCGGCGAGCACGGAAGATACGCTGGTCCATACGCTCGGCTTTGAAAGAGTAGCCGAGGGAGACGGTTATGTGCGCTTCAGAGCGGAGGGACCGTACGGCAACATTATCGATATCAAGACCGACCCGCTGCCTTTTGGCGCGGGGGGAAGCGGTACGGTGCATCATATCGCATGGCGCGCCAAGGACGATGCGGAGCAGCTGGAGTGGAGAGAATTCGTACAGAGCCGGGGCTTTCATGTGACTCCGGTGCAGGACCGGAATTACTTCAACGCCATCTACTTCCGTGAAGAGGGCGGCATCCTGTTCGAGATTGCAACTGATCCTCCAGGCTTTGCGAACGATGAAGATCAGGATCACCTGGGCGAAAAGCTGATGCTCCCGGCATGGTATGAGCCGCACCGGGCGGAGATTGAGAGCAATCTGGCTCCATTTCAAGTACGGGAAATTGAGGTGAAGACGAAATGA
- a CDS encoding DoxX family protein, whose translation MISVGLLLIRLFIGVAFIGHGAQKLFGWFGGYGPKGTGGWMESVGIKPGVAMAVLAGILELGGGLLFAAGLFTPVGAVMLILAMAGAMKVHLSNGFWATANGYEYPLTLLVVAAGVALAGPGSISLDHLLF comes from the coding sequence ATGATTAGTGTAGGATTGTTGTTGATTCGTTTGTTTATCGGTGTTGCTTTTATCGGTCATGGAGCGCAGAAGCTGTTCGGATGGTTCGGGGGCTACGGCCCGAAGGGAACAGGCGGCTGGATGGAGTCGGTAGGCATTAAGCCGGGTGTGGCAATGGCGGTGCTGGCTGGAATTCTTGAGCTTGGAGGCGGATTGTTATTCGCGGCAGGGCTGTTCACACCGGTTGGGGCCGTGATGCTGATATTGGCCATGGCCGGAGCGATGAAGGTACATTTGTCCAATGGTTTCTGGGCAACTGCAAACGGTTATGAATATCCATTGACGTTGCTTGTTGTGGCGGCGGGTGTCGCGCTGGCGGGACCAGGCTCCATTTCACTGGATCATCTGTTGTTCTAA
- a CDS encoding glycosyltransferase family 39 protein yields the protein MNLLKNHKWIAGLTLALLISLGVCIYSLAKVSGSGASADTSSGMQWRGGEGAPFRSGERGAFPGSRNGTLPLGRQNATDGGSAGAGAGGATDGSSGASAAAGSGSDAAGEAQSAADGSSGASAAAGSGSDAAGAAQNAPGGTAPGFGQGAAAGSRFARPSGMNGGGGFGGGGFGSDGQYGTALAVYAALFAGLLAAAFYYAKAGKLRINESRRGLVVGLLLAAGLCLKLAAAPWISGYRGDIRFFTTWAQAAAKGLGTFYDTSSSDYPPLYMYILYATGKIVTLPQIEPYFLTLIKLPSIIADAVTAGLLYKAASRYLRFETAFLIAGFYMFNPAVLINATFWGQVDSFFTMIVVASVLAMTRQKLGWAAFFLTLSILMKPQGIIYTPVLLIALLRTGKPWPWLKAAVIAAVTTVIAALPFSSGKSPLWLYQLYSGTVNEYPYASVNAFNLFGLLGANYEDSSSTLLLFSYHIWGLIFIFAATLLSGWYYLRSRSAPFASLSALLLISGVFTFSSSMHERYLFPAAALALLAYVYFKDRRLLWMSFGYSATIFLNTYAVYYGYASRDGHVGFLLFFSALLNIAMCILLVKVMQDRSRRQTQANQAQALLQEPL from the coding sequence ATGAACTTGCTCAAAAATCATAAATGGATCGCCGGCCTGACCCTGGCGCTGCTGATATCTCTGGGCGTCTGCATATATTCTCTGGCAAAAGTGAGCGGCAGCGGAGCCTCCGCCGATACCAGTTCCGGCATGCAGTGGCGCGGCGGCGAAGGAGCCCCATTCCGCAGCGGCGAGAGAGGCGCGTTCCCGGGGAGCCGGAACGGGACGCTGCCCCTCGGGCGGCAGAACGCGACGGACGGCGGTTCTGCGGGGGCAGGCGCAGGCGGCGCAACGGACGGCAGCAGCGGGGCCAGTGCAGCCGCAGGTTCCGGGAGCGATGCGGCGGGCGAGGCACAGAGCGCCGCAGACGGCAGTAGCGGGGCCAGTGCGGCCGCAGGCTCCGGGAGCGATGCGGCGGGCGCTGCGCAGAACGCGCCGGGCGGAACCGCGCCCGGCTTCGGCCAAGGCGCAGCTGCCGGTTCCAGATTCGCACGCCCTTCCGGAATGAACGGCGGCGGTGGATTCGGCGGAGGCGGATTCGGAAGCGACGGCCAGTACGGAACGGCGCTGGCCGTATACGCTGCGCTGTTCGCAGGGCTGCTGGCGGCGGCCTTCTATTATGCGAAGGCCGGCAAGCTGCGCATTAACGAGAGCCGCAGAGGGCTCGTCGTCGGCCTGCTACTTGCTGCGGGCCTGTGCCTGAAGCTTGCCGCCGCCCCCTGGATTTCCGGATACCGGGGCGACATCCGCTTTTTTACAACCTGGGCGCAGGCTGCGGCAAAAGGCCTCGGCACTTTTTACGACACCAGCTCCAGCGATTATCCGCCGCTGTACATGTACATCCTGTACGCCACCGGCAAAATCGTGACGCTGCCCCAGATCGAGCCCTATTTCCTGACGCTGATCAAGCTTCCTTCCATTATCGCCGATGCGGTTACCGCAGGTCTGCTGTATAAGGCGGCAAGCCGCTATCTCAGATTCGAGACGGCCTTCTTGATCGCCGGATTTTACATGTTCAACCCGGCAGTGCTCATCAACGCCACGTTCTGGGGGCAGGTCGATTCCTTTTTCACGATGATCGTAGTCGCGTCCGTGTTGGCGATGACCCGTCAGAAGCTCGGCTGGGCGGCCTTTTTCCTGACCCTCTCGATTCTGATGAAGCCGCAGGGCATCATCTATACGCCGGTGCTGCTGATCGCGCTTCTCCGGACGGGCAAGCCGTGGCCTTGGCTGAAAGCGGCGGTGATTGCCGCCGTGACAACCGTTATTGCCGCGCTGCCCTTCTCTTCGGGCAAGAGTCCGCTGTGGCTCTATCAGCTGTACAGCGGCACAGTGAACGAGTACCCTTACGCTTCGGTGAACGCCTTTAACCTGTTCGGGCTGCTCGGGGCCAATTACGAGGATTCTTCGTCTACGCTCCTGCTCTTCAGCTACCATATTTGGGGCCTGATCTTTATATTCGCCGCTACGCTGCTGTCGGGCTGGTATTACTTGCGCAGCCGCAGCGCCCCATTCGCTTCCCTGTCCGCCCTGCTCCTGATATCGGGTGTATTCACCTTCTCATCAAGCATGCATGAGCGATACCTGTTCCCGGCGGCAGCGCTGGCGCTATTGGCCTACGTCTATTTCAAAGACAGACGCCTTCTTTGGATGTCCTTCGGCTACAGCGCCACCATCTTCCTCAATACGTATGCCGTCTACTACGGCTACGCGAGCCGCGACGGCCATGTCGGCTTCCTGCTGTTCTTCTCGGCGCTGCTCAACATTGCCATGTGCATCCTGCTCGTCAAAGTGATGCAGGACCGGTCGCGGCGGCAGACCCAGGCGAATCAAGCGCAGGCCCTCCTTCAGGAGCCGCTGTAA
- a CDS encoding SDR family oxidoreductase, translating to MNQSKKSVVLVTGAGTGIGNLSARTLAVAGHTVYASMRDVEGRNASKATALHEYAAVNGYKIKAVELDVLSQESADRAVQTIIEEHGQLDVVMHNAGHLVVGVAEAFSPEEMVKVFDTNVLGTQRVNRAALPYMRAQQSGLLLWISSTTVRGGFPPFLGPYVAAKAAMDSLAQTMAYEVAKFGIETSFVVPGAFTQGTSHFPSAGHPQDEKTSAAYDRINYLLDEVGDRLSALTPPDADPQAVADEVARIVSLPAGTRPARSVIDFVNDGAAEVTELSEKLRIEFVHRIGLEELLKPAVLQ from the coding sequence ATGAATCAAAGCAAAAAGAGCGTTGTGCTCGTAACGGGCGCAGGTACCGGAATCGGAAACTTATCCGCTCGTACGCTCGCCGTAGCCGGTCATACCGTATACGCCAGCATGCGCGACGTAGAGGGGCGCAATGCTTCGAAAGCGACAGCCCTTCATGAATACGCCGCAGTGAACGGCTACAAGATTAAGGCCGTGGAGCTGGACGTGCTTTCGCAGGAATCCGCGGATCGCGCGGTGCAGACAATCATTGAGGAGCACGGACAACTGGACGTTGTGATGCACAATGCCGGCCACTTGGTCGTCGGAGTTGCCGAAGCTTTCTCGCCGGAGGAAATGGTCAAGGTGTTCGATACGAATGTCCTGGGTACGCAGAGGGTTAACCGGGCGGCGCTGCCGTACATGAGGGCGCAGCAATCCGGCCTGCTGCTCTGGATCAGCAGCACGACCGTACGCGGCGGCTTCCCTCCGTTCCTCGGACCTTATGTAGCCGCCAAAGCCGCTATGGACTCCCTGGCCCAGACCATGGCTTACGAAGTTGCTAAGTTCGGCATCGAAACGTCATTTGTCGTACCCGGCGCCTTTACGCAAGGGACGTCCCATTTTCCAAGCGCGGGCCATCCTCAGGACGAGAAGACCTCGGCAGCTTATGACCGCATTAACTACCTGCTTGACGAGGTGGGGGATCGCTTGAGTGCCTTGACTCCGCCTGACGCGGATCCGCAAGCGGTCGCGGACGAAGTGGCCCGAATCGTCAGCCTGCCGGCTGGAACCCGCCCTGCACGTTCGGTCATCGATTTCGTGAATGACGGCGCGGCCGAAGTGACGGAGCTGTCGGAGAAGCTGCGCATTGAATTCGTGCATCGCATTGGTTTGGAGGAGCTGTTGAAACCGGCCGTTTTGCAGTAA
- a CDS encoding alpha/beta hydrolase gives MIHIFRQGSDPNKPTLVLFHGTGGNEHDLLPLAEMLSPGSSLLGIRGNVLENGMPRFFRRLSEGVFDEADLIARTHEVKAFLDEAAAKYGFDPARLTAVGYSNGANIAGSLLLHYGNLFSSAVLLHPMVPLRGLTPPSLSGVSVFIGAGVNDPLISKAETEELEELLSGAGADVTVQWGNQGHRLSAAEAEAAKDWLDRQSC, from the coding sequence ATGATTCATATTTTCCGGCAAGGTTCCGACCCGAACAAGCCGACGCTGGTACTGTTTCACGGGACGGGCGGCAACGAGCATGATCTGCTGCCGCTCGCCGAAATGCTCTCACCGGGCTCTTCCCTGCTCGGAATACGCGGCAATGTGCTGGAGAACGGGATGCCCCGTTTCTTCCGGCGCTTGTCGGAAGGGGTATTCGACGAAGCCGATCTGATCGCTCGTACACATGAGGTGAAAGCCTTTCTGGATGAGGCGGCGGCAAAATACGGTTTCGATCCGGCCCGGCTTACGGCCGTCGGCTATTCCAATGGAGCCAATATCGCGGGAAGTCTGCTGCTGCATTACGGAAACCTTTTTTCTTCCGCGGTGCTGCTGCATCCGATGGTTCCGCTGCGCGGGCTTACCCCGCCATCCTTAAGCGGCGTATCCGTCTTCATCGGTGCAGGGGTTAACGATCCGCTCATTTCGAAAGCGGAGACCGAGGAGCTTGAGGAACTGCTGTCCGGCGCAGGTGCGGACGTGACCGTGCAATGGGGCAACCAGGGACACCGGCTGAGCGCCGCCGAAGCGGAGGCGGCGAAGGATTGGCTGGACCGCCAAAGCTGCTAA
- a CDS encoding DMT family transporter, translating to MSRKDLSALLLLALIWGASFLFMRIASPIFGPVVTTELRVAVAAGALLLYAALTRSTIGLLRHWKPFLLLGGLNAALPFSLICAAELHLSASLAAILNATTPIFAALAAWGTGGERPGLTRAAGLILGLGGVGVLVGWSPEPMDKTMLTSVLFSLGAALAYGFGGLYAARVGKGVPPLTLAIGQQLGAAVLLLPLAAVFPPPERPTMAAVLSVLGLSLLCTAFAYLLYFRLIASVGAVKTVSVTFLVPVFGLLWGVIFLHESVYLNTVAGLAVILLSITLISGRVRKAVEQKGTSARHLAKAESENAEL from the coding sequence ATGAGCAGAAAAGATTTGTCCGCGCTGCTGCTTCTGGCCCTCATCTGGGGAGCCTCTTTTCTGTTTATGCGCATCGCCTCGCCGATCTTCGGCCCGGTCGTTACGACCGAGCTTAGAGTCGCCGTCGCGGCCGGCGCCCTGCTGCTGTACGCCGCACTTACGCGCAGCACAATCGGGCTCCTCAGGCACTGGAAGCCGTTTCTCCTGCTGGGCGGGCTGAACGCCGCGCTGCCGTTCTCGCTCATCTGCGCGGCGGAGCTGCATCTGAGCGCTTCCCTGGCCGCCATCCTGAATGCGACCACGCCGATCTTTGCCGCCCTGGCGGCTTGGGGCACCGGCGGGGAGAGGCCCGGCTTGACCCGGGCGGCGGGACTTATTTTGGGGCTGGGCGGCGTTGGAGTTCTGGTCGGCTGGAGCCCGGAGCCGATGGACAAGACGATGCTGACCTCCGTATTGTTCTCGCTTGGCGCCGCACTGGCCTATGGATTCGGGGGATTGTACGCGGCCCGGGTCGGCAAGGGAGTGCCGCCGCTGACGCTCGCTATCGGCCAGCAGCTCGGTGCGGCAGTCTTGCTGCTGCCGCTCGCCGCAGTATTTCCGCCGCCGGAGCGGCCCACTATGGCGGCGGTGCTGTCGGTGCTCGGCCTTTCGCTGTTATGCACCGCCTTTGCCTACCTTCTTTATTTTCGGCTGATCGCAAGTGTCGGCGCGGTCAAAACAGTGAGCGTAACCTTTCTCGTCCCGGTGTTCGGATTGCTGTGGGGAGTGATTTTTCTGCATGAATCGGTCTATCTGAATACGGTGGCCGGTTTGGCGGTCATTCTGCTGAGCATTACGCTGATTAGCGGGCGGGTAAGGAAAGCGGTGGAGCAAAAAGGGACCTCGGCGCGTCATCTTGCAAAAGCCGAAAGTGAAAATGCGGAGTTATAA